The following is a genomic window from Thaumasiovibrio subtropicus.
GAAAGGTGAAGCCCGTGAAGGTGAGCGTCTAGCCTGTCAGGTTAACGTGAAATCTGACATGGAAATCGAACTTCCAGAAGAGATCTTCGGTGTTAAGAAGTGGGAATGTAGCGTTATCTCTAATGATAACAAAGCGACCTTCATTAAAGAGCTTAAACTGCAGATCCCTGATGGTGAGTCTGTTCCATTCCGTGCGGGTGGTTACATTCAGATTGAAGCACCAGCTCACCACGTTAAATACGCAGATTTCGACGTGCCAGAAGAGTATCGTGAAGACTGGGACAAGTTTAACCTGTTCCGTTACGAGTCAATCGTGAATGAAGAGTCTATCCGTGCTTACTCGATGGCAAACTACCCGGAAGAAGAAGGTATTATTATGTTGAACGTGCGTATTGCTACGCCGCCACCTAATAATCCGGATGTACCACCAGGTATCATGTCTTCTTACATTTGGTCGCTGAAAGAGGGTGACAAGTGTACGATTTCTGGCCCATTTGGTGAGTTCTTCGCGAAAGACACTGACAATGAGATGGTCTTTATCGGTGGTGGTGCAGGTATGGCGCCGATGCGTTCACACATCTTCGACCAACTTAAGCGTCTCAACTCAGATCGTAAGATGTCATTCTGGTATGGTGCACGTTCTAAGCGCGAAATGTTCTATGTAGAAGATTTCGACGGCCTACAAGCAGAAAATGACAACTTCCAGTGGCATGTCGCGCTCTCTGATCCTCAGCCAGAGGATAATTGGGATGGTTACACTGGCTTCATTCACAACGTCATCTACGAGAACTATCTCAAAGATCACGAAGCGCCTGAAGACTGTGAGTACTACATGTGTGGTCCACCAATGATGAACGCAGCAGTAATCGGTATGCTGAAAGATCTTGGTGTTGAGGATGAAAACATCCTACTGGATGACTTCGGCGGTTAATCGCTGGACCATCTGACTAAGGTAGTGGCTGATCGTTTCGACGATCAGCCTTTTTCTCATTTAGGGTGAGCAAATGCTGACTAAGCTGTTCAAATCATTAACTCTTGTTTTGACAACGATTTTTATTGTTGCTTGTAGCGATAACAAAGCAGCAATGGTTCAGATAGACGGAAAAACGATGGGAACTTACTACGTCGTGAAGTTTATCGAACAGGATGATTTACCAAATAATAAAGCCATTAAAGCGGGCATCGATGACGTGCTTGAGCTCGTTAATGATCAGATGTCGACTTACCGTCCAGATTCTGAGTTGAGTCAATTTAACCAGCATCGTGGTGCTGAAGGCTTTGCTGTTTCTGATGCGACCGCGAAAGTGGTGACGGAAGCGATTCGCATTAATGCGGTGACTGAAGGCGCGCTAGATGTGACGGTAGGACCGTTAGTGAACCTATGGGGTTTTGGTCCAGAAGCGAAGCCTGAGAAGGTGCCATCGACAGAGGAAATTGCTGCACGACGTGCTGTGACGGGGATTGAAAAATTACACGTTGATGGCAATGAGTTGCACAAATCAATTCCTGAGCTTTACGTGGACCTCTCGTCCATTGCAAAAGGCTATGGTGTTGACAAAGTGGCCGATTACTTGACGTCATTGGGCATTGATAATTTCCTCGTTGAGATTGGTGGTGAACTGCGAGTTAAAGGGTTGAATTCTGAAGGTATCGGTTGGCGAATCGCAATTGAAAAGCCAGTTGAAGAAGGCCGTACGGTGCAAGAAATTGTTAGCCTTGGCGACAACTCCATTGCAACCTCTGGTGATTACCGAAACTATCATGAGTTTGAAGGCGTACGCTATTCACACATGATTGATCCTCAAACCGCTAAGCCGATCGACCATCGTCTGGTTTCTGTGACCGTGATTCATCCATCCAATATGACGGCAGATGCGTTGTCGACAGGCTTAATGATTGTTGGGCCAGAAAAAGCGCAAGCGATCGCAGACAAGCACGGTCTTAACGTGTACTTAATTAGAAAAACTGACAATGGTTACGAAAGCTATATGTCAGAAGGCTTTAAGCCATTTGTGCAATAGTGAGGTGATGTATGGTGATGTTTCTCTCGACCTTTGGTGTTTTTTTGCTGGTGATTACCGCGATGGCTATCGGTTATATCATCCAGAAAAAAACCATCAGTGGTAGCTGTGGTGGATTGGGTGCGGTAGGCATTGAGAAAGAGTGCGACTGTCCAGAGCCGTGTGACAAGCGAAAAGCGCGCGAAGCCAAAGCGGCGATAAAAGCGCAGTGGGAAAAAGATCGTATCTTATAAATGAAAGCCGGCCATTGAGCCGGCTTTTTAGTGTCAGCGGTTTTCGAATGGGCAGCTAGTCGTAGACGATGCGGTTTCTGCCCGTCTCTTTTGCTGTATAAAGATGGTTATCAGCCACTTTTAGCAAACTATCTACACATCCGTCACCAGTCGCGATGCCGATACTCAGCGTGAACTGGATTTCTTTGTCACCATAATTGACCACACTTTCTTGAATGGTTTCTCTAAACAACTCTAAGCGCTGCTTAAACTCAGCAAGGTTTTGGGTCGAACAGATAGCAAACTCTTCTCCACCAAACCGCGCAACCACATCTTGGGGGAAGTGTTTTTTCAGCAACTTCGAAACATAAATCAGCACCATATCGCCACCATCATGACCATAGGTATCATTGATGGATTTGAAGAAGTCGATATCCATCATCGCAATATGGTAGCCGCTTGCTTCTTCCGCATGGGTGAAAAAGTAGCGTCGGTTCCAAAGGTTAGTTAATGCATCTTGATTGGCTAACTTATAGAGCTCAGACGTGGCTTCTTTGATATCGAGCAGCTGATGTATTCGACAGTAAAACTCTTCTGGGTTAAAGGGTTTGTAGAGGAAGTCATTGGCACCCGCTTTAATGAATCGAGCGGTCATGGTTTTGTCGTTGCTACCTGATAATCCCAGAATGATCATGCTGCTGCGATCGTGTTGTTGACGAATTTCCCAAGTGAGGGCTATGCCATCTTTGCCGGGCATATCATGGTCGGTAATGACAAAATCGATATCTTTTTCCCGTGCCAACACATTAAGGGCTTGCTGGCCGTTTTCTGCCGTTAGGCAAGTCAGGTATTGGCGATTCAGAAGCGCTTCGAGATGTGAGCGAACGGTGCGTGAATCATCTACGACTAATACTTTGTGCTGGCGGTTAGCACTGAGTCGACGAAGTAATACGGGTAAGTAGGATATTGAGGCTGGGCTATCTTTAAGAATGTAATCAATGACGCCTTTGCCAAGCACGCGGTCACGGATGGTTGAATCCATGTTCGCGGTCAGCACAATTGACTTGATCTCATAACTTAAAACAAGGTCAATGATCTCGCCATCCTGAGCATCTGGTAAACAATAGTCGAGCACCGCGCACAGGTAATCATCGTGCTCTTGGAGCAATCGTTTGACTTCCGCATAGGACTCACAAAGTACTGGGACAAAGCCTGCATCAATCAGTTGATTTTCTAGCAGTTTTCGAAATGCACGGCTGTCCTCTACAACAAGCACTTTATCAAGCACTTAAAGACCTCAACAATTAACAATTAAGTAGCTTAATAGTAGATTGTGAATAGATGGTTATCAATTTATTCCTGCAGTAAATCTGAATTGACTTTGAGACAGAACTGTAATTATATACAGCTATGTGCAATTCTGATCTCTACCCTTCATCAAAAAAAATCATCCATATTGATATGGATTGCTTTTTTGCTGCCGTCGAAATGCGCGATAACCCAGCTTATCGTGAGGTACCGCTTGCGATTGGTGGCCCATCCGATCGGCGTGGCGTGCTAAGTACGTGTAATTATCAAGCACGCCGTTTTGGTGTGCGCTCTGCGATGCCGACGGGACAGGCGATGAAGCTCTGTCCTGATCTTGTCGTTGTGCCAGGGAGGATGGAGGTTTATCGACAAGTCTCTAAGCAAATTCGTGCGATATTCGAACGCTATACCGACAAAATAGAGCCTCTCTCTTTAGATGAAGCCTATTTAGACGTGACTGACTCTGGGTTATATAGTGGTTCAGCGACACTCATTGCCAAAGCTATCCGAGAGAATATTTATGATGAGCTAGCGCTTACCGCGTCCGCAGGTGTTGCGCCAGTGAAGTTCATCGCCAAGATTGCCTCTGATCTCAATAAACCTAACGGAATGTATATCGTGACACCGGAGGAAGTCGGGGCATTTGTCGAGAGGCTGGCGCTGAGCAAAATTCCCGGTGTGGGTAAGGTGACGATTAGAAAGCTACATGCAATGGGATTGCGATGTGGTGCCGATGTGCAAGAGTATGGGCGTGACAATCTGGTCATGCAGTTGGGTAAATTTGGTGAATCCCTGTGGGAGCGAGCACACGGTATCGATACTCGCGATGTTGTCACCGTTAGGGATCCTAAATCGGTCGGCATCGAACGTACGTTTTCTAAGAACATTTGTTCGTTTGATGAGTGCTGGGCATTCATCGAGGGGCATTTTGCGGAGTTGGAGCGTCGCTTGGCCCCAAAATTGGTTGATAGAACCATCACTAAACTTGGAGTAAAGATGAAGTTTGCCGACTTTCAGCAAACGACGGTAGAGCATCACTACACGCAGCTAGAGCTGGAGCCTTTTCGACACCTCTTGTCTCAAGCAATCGCGCGGCAACACCAACGGGAAATTCGCCTACTGGGTATTTTTGCGGGCCTGAAGCCGAAAGCGGATGCTGAGCAATTGATGCTGTCGTTATAGAATAATGTCGTACGCTCAACACCTTCTTTATTTCGTTTTTGCACAGCAAATGAAACTCAACTAGTCTCATAAAAAGGGATAGCATCTAGGCTCCCAACGCTGTGTTGTTTCAACTTTAGTCCTCCTTCTGGTTATATTGACTAGAAAAGTGAAATCAGCGGCTGCTAGTTGGCTGAGTGATGTGCGAGTAAGCACATTTACTTCGGTAAGAATTTCACTGTGGTAGATTGACTCATGAATGATGGCAAATGGATCGTTGTAATCGATGACTCGAAGTCTGTGCTAATGCATATCAAAGCGTTACTCACAGAGCTTGGCTTTCAATATGTTGTAACCTCTGATTCCCCTTCTAAATCAATGAATGCCATCTCTCGGAGCCCTGAAAAATACGCGGCTGTGCTGACCGATTTACATATGCCCCAAATGGATGGCATGCAGGTGATTCGCTTCTTAGGGGAAATTGGCTACCAAGGTGGCGTTGGCATTATTTCAGGTATTGATGAGCGTATTGTTTCGCTTGCCTGTGAAATTGCTAAAAAACATAAAACAGCCTTGCTGGGTAGCATCAGTAAGCCGGTGGCTGTGGATGATTTGCGCCGCATGATGAACAAGCTTGATCAGTTCAAGCAGCTTAATTTTTCTAATTATCGAAAAATCAGTGAAGCTGAACTTATTGAGCATATCTGCAACAAAGAAGTGGTGCCATATTACCAACCAAAGCTCGATGTCTTAACGAACAGAGTGAAAGGTGTTGAAGTCTTGGCGCGGATCGTGAAACCGGGGTGTCCAGATGCCATTTTACCGGGGTGTTTTATTCCAGTAGCAAATAGCCATAACTTGATGGATTTGCTGACCATGCAGCTTATCGAAAAAACGGTACAAGATTACCGTGAACTCAGTGACTTGTTTGGGTATGATTTTAAAATCAGTTTTAACTTATGCCCCACGCAACTGACTGATTTGAGTTTTCCGAAGCGTTTAAAGGTGTTGCTCGATTCAAATACCATTCCCACTAGCTCGATTGTGCTTGAAATAACGGAAGAGTTTGCACTGAAAAGCACAGAACAATTGGAATCGTTAAATCGTTTACGAATGGCTGGCTATGGGCTTTCTATGGATGATTACGGTACGGGTTTCACTAACTTACAGCAATTGCGCAGTTTGCCGTTCAGTGAGATTAAAATTGATCGCTCTTTGATTGTTGATATCGATAAGGATGGTTTCTCGCAATTGGTGGTGAAATCAGTGGCGGAGATCGCCGAAGAGATCAATGCAGATCTTGTCGCGGAAGGTATCGAACATATTGGTGAGTTGGACTATCTTTCCAATCACTATGAGCGTTTGTCTTTGCAAGGGTTTTTGATGTGTACGCCGAAACCTTTGGAGAGTTTAAAACTCTGGTATAAGAGCTGGCAAGCCAATGTTGCCAGCGCTTGAGGGGATTAGCATGGACTCAATCAGCATGAGTCGATCACTATTACTGCTTAACCGGAATCGCCTTTAGAATAGCAATCATCTGCTCCCAGAATAGGCCAACGGAGGCTATCTCTACCTTCTCATCAGGAGAGTGAGGGAATTTGATCGTTGGTCCAAATGAAATCATGTCCATGTCAGGGTATGGCTTTTTGAACAAACCGCACTCTAAGCCTGCATGAATAACCATGATATTAGGGAGGCGTCCATAGATACCTTCATAGGTTTCACGGAACAGTGCCATGATTTCTGAATCAGGGTTTGGCTTCCAGCCTGGGTAGGCACCACTAAAGCTGATTTCTGCATCGGAAAGTTGTGCGGTCGCTTTGAGCAGGCTTTCGACATGCTCTCGGCCAGCATCAATGAGAGAGCGCACCAAGCAGAGGATGTTGACTTTTCCTTCTTCTACAGAGATAACACCGACATTCAGTGAGGTTTCAACAACACCTTGAATGTCATCACTCATGCGAATCACGCCATTCGGACAAGCATGAAGTGCGGCGATGAAGCGCTGTTGAAGGGCCGGCGTCCAAACTTGTTCCGTCGCTTCTACTTCTTCAAGCAAGCAAACCAGTGACGTTTCCACTTTACCTAAGGTCTCTTGCCAAGTTGATTCGTATTGCTTCACGAGATGGTGAAGTTGCTCTACATTCGCTTGTGGTAATGCCATGGTGACCTTGGCTTCACGAGGAATGGCATTACGCAACGTCCCGCCCTTAAAGTCGATGAGTTTAATATCGAGTGCTGGGCCATTTTCAAACAGGAAGTGTGCCAGCAGTTTGTTGGCGTTGGCGCGTCCTGTATGGATATCGCACCCAGAGTGACCCCCTTTCAGACCTTTAACGGTTAAGGTTAAAAATGCTTGGT
Proteins encoded in this region:
- the nqrF gene encoding NADH:ubiquinone reductase (Na(+)-transporting) subunit F — its product is MDIILGVVMFTLIILALVLVILFAKSKLVPSGDITISVNGDPEKAIATAAGSKLLGALAGSGIFVSSACGGGGSCGQCRVKVKSGGGDILPTELDHISKGEAREGERLACQVNVKSDMEIELPEEIFGVKKWECSVISNDNKATFIKELKLQIPDGESVPFRAGGYIQIEAPAHHVKYADFDVPEEYREDWDKFNLFRYESIVNEESIRAYSMANYPEEEGIIMLNVRIATPPPNNPDVPPGIMSSYIWSLKEGDKCTISGPFGEFFAKDTDNEMVFIGGGAGMAPMRSHIFDQLKRLNSDRKMSFWYGARSKREMFYVEDFDGLQAENDNFQWHVALSDPQPEDNWDGYTGFIHNVIYENYLKDHEAPEDCEYYMCGPPMMNAAVIGMLKDLGVEDENILLDDFGG
- a CDS encoding FAD:protein FMN transferase produces the protein MLTKLFKSLTLVLTTIFIVACSDNKAAMVQIDGKTMGTYYVVKFIEQDDLPNNKAIKAGIDDVLELVNDQMSTYRPDSELSQFNQHRGAEGFAVSDATAKVVTEAIRINAVTEGALDVTVGPLVNLWGFGPEAKPEKVPSTEEIAARRAVTGIEKLHVDGNELHKSIPELYVDLSSIAKGYGVDKVADYLTSLGIDNFLVEIGGELRVKGLNSEGIGWRIAIEKPVEEGRTVQEIVSLGDNSIATSGDYRNYHEFEGVRYSHMIDPQTAKPIDHRLVSVTVIHPSNMTADALSTGLMIVGPEKAQAIADKHGLNVYLIRKTDNGYESYMSEGFKPFVQ
- the nqrM gene encoding (Na+)-NQR maturation NqrM, which codes for MVMFLSTFGVFLLVITAMAIGYIIQKKTISGSCGGLGAVGIEKECDCPEPCDKRKAREAKAAIKAQWEKDRIL
- a CDS encoding response regulator → MLDKVLVVEDSRAFRKLLENQLIDAGFVPVLCESYAEVKRLLQEHDDYLCAVLDYCLPDAQDGEIIDLVLSYEIKSIVLTANMDSTIRDRVLGKGVIDYILKDSPASISYLPVLLRRLSANRQHKVLVVDDSRTVRSHLEALLNRQYLTCLTAENGQQALNVLAREKDIDFVITDHDMPGKDGIALTWEIRQQHDRSSMIILGLSGSNDKTMTARFIKAGANDFLYKPFNPEEFYCRIHQLLDIKEATSELYKLANQDALTNLWNRRYFFTHAEEASGYHIAMMDIDFFKSINDTYGHDGGDMVLIYVSKLLKKHFPQDVVARFGGEEFAICSTQNLAEFKQRLELFRETIQESVVNYGDKEIQFTLSIGIATGDGCVDSLLKVADNHLYTAKETGRNRIVYD
- the dinB gene encoding DNA polymerase IV; this translates as MCNSDLYPSSKKIIHIDMDCFFAAVEMRDNPAYREVPLAIGGPSDRRGVLSTCNYQARRFGVRSAMPTGQAMKLCPDLVVVPGRMEVYRQVSKQIRAIFERYTDKIEPLSLDEAYLDVTDSGLYSGSATLIAKAIRENIYDELALTASAGVAPVKFIAKIASDLNKPNGMYIVTPEEVGAFVERLALSKIPGVGKVTIRKLHAMGLRCGADVQEYGRDNLVMQLGKFGESLWERAHGIDTRDVVTVRDPKSVGIERTFSKNICSFDECWAFIEGHFAELERRLAPKLVDRTITKLGVKMKFADFQQTTVEHHYTQLELEPFRHLLSQAIARQHQREIRLLGIFAGLKPKADAEQLMLSL
- a CDS encoding EAL domain-containing response regulator: MNDGKWIVVIDDSKSVLMHIKALLTELGFQYVVTSDSPSKSMNAISRSPEKYAAVLTDLHMPQMDGMQVIRFLGEIGYQGGVGIISGIDERIVSLACEIAKKHKTALLGSISKPVAVDDLRRMMNKLDQFKQLNFSNYRKISEAELIEHICNKEVVPYYQPKLDVLTNRVKGVEVLARIVKPGCPDAILPGCFIPVANSHNLMDLLTMQLIEKTVQDYRELSDLFGYDFKISFNLCPTQLTDLSFPKRLKVLLDSNTIPTSSIVLEITEEFALKSTEQLESLNRLRMAGYGLSMDDYGTGFTNLQQLRSLPFSEIKIDRSLIVDIDKDGFSQLVVKSVAEIAEEINADLVAEGIEHIGELDYLSNHYERLSLQGFLMCTPKPLESLKLWYKSWQANVASA
- a CDS encoding aminoacyl-histidine dipeptidase translates to MSEISQLTPQIIWHYFDKICSIPHPSYHEEQLAHYIVEQAKEKGLEVRRDKVGNIIIKKAATAGMENRRGVVLQAHLDMVPQKNEGTDHDFTQDPIQAYVDGDWVTAKGTTLGADNGMGMAACLAVAFSDDIEHGPLEVLLTMNEEAGMDGAFGLEAGWLEGDVLLNTDSEQEGEIYMGCAGGIDAELSFVHETESAPADQAFLTLTVKGLKGGHSGCDIHTGRANANKLLAHFLFENGPALDIKLIDFKGGTLRNAIPREAKVTMALPQANVEQLHHLVKQYESTWQETLGKVETSLVCLLEEVEATEQVWTPALQQRFIAALHACPNGVIRMSDDIQGVVETSLNVGVISVEEGKVNILCLVRSLIDAGREHVESLLKATAQLSDAEISFSGAYPGWKPNPDSEIMALFRETYEGIYGRLPNIMVIHAGLECGLFKKPYPDMDMISFGPTIKFPHSPDEKVEIASVGLFWEQMIAILKAIPVKQ